The Flavobacterium commune genome contains a region encoding:
- a CDS encoding DUF4861 family protein produces the protein MKLSFMAALLFCGICFGQNNTDNSLYMKAEKISYLTDIGSESGDLYQTIGHHGPAVENEWMALRIYFSDKVAIDVYNKAKKGLELKAAHWYPTPAQQKEGWGADYYKVASTVGLGGVKLWDGEKLVSLNPVTNRLARVGKTENTSWMEMISRGVPYKGKKVDILVRVTVFSGKREAKVEAFSLNGEKVQFATGVNYFKGFETKKGENYIAVWGTHPEDVAAEVVGIGAAIKYNPKNYVKNTDDGTQYLLISKPTKYLATEITSACAKEKEINTLDKLEAYIK, from the coding sequence ATGAAATTATCATTTATGGCTGCTTTGCTGTTTTGCGGTATTTGTTTTGGACAAAATAATACAGACAACAGTTTGTATATGAAAGCCGAAAAAATAAGTTACCTGACTGATATTGGTTCAGAATCAGGAGATTTATACCAGACTATTGGGCATCACGGTCCGGCAGTAGAAAATGAATGGATGGCATTGAGAATCTATTTTAGTGATAAAGTAGCTATCGATGTTTATAATAAAGCCAAGAAAGGTTTAGAGTTGAAAGCGGCACATTGGTATCCAACTCCGGCGCAACAAAAAGAAGGATGGGGAGCTGATTATTATAAAGTGGCATCAACTGTAGGTTTAGGAGGAGTGAAACTTTGGGATGGAGAAAAATTAGTTTCATTGAATCCAGTGACAAATCGTTTAGCTCGTGTTGGAAAAACAGAGAACACTTCATGGATGGAGATGATTTCCAGAGGTGTGCCTTACAAAGGGAAAAAAGTTGATATTCTGGTTCGTGTTACCGTTTTCTCTGGAAAAAGAGAAGCTAAAGTGGAAGCCTTTAGTTTGAATGGCGAAAAAGTACAGTTTGCTACAGGAGTAAATTACTTTAAAGGATTTGAAACTAAAAAAGGAGAGAATTATATCGCTGTTTGGGGAACGCATCCTGAGGATGTAGCCGCAGAAGTAGTAGGAATTGGAGCAGCAATAAAATACAATCCTAAGAATTATGTAAAAAATACCGATGATGGAACACAGTATTTATTAATCTCTAAGCCAACAAAATATTTAGCAACTGAAATTACATCAGCTTGTGCTAAGGAAAAAGAAATAAATACGTTAGATAAATTAGAAGCTTACATCAAATAA